The following coding sequences lie in one Rutidosis leptorrhynchoides isolate AG116_Rl617_1_P2 chromosome 4, CSIRO_AGI_Rlap_v1, whole genome shotgun sequence genomic window:
- the LOC139842569 gene encoding zinc finger CCCH domain-containing protein 61-like: MDDVSTEQHHKIHIKKSSFRDLEIPPRKLLTRQQNVDSPIILPEEKLLHKFLPSNSSHDDDESDPYASDEFRMYEFKIRKCTRSRSHDWTACPFAHPGEKARRRCPRRFNYSGTVCADFRRGSCTRGDVCEFAHGVFECWLHPSRYRTEACKDGKTCQRKICFFAHSPSQLRSLTLPSQHCAYCRCGSKIHHTNSPTSVLDVDSSGGSPISRFSEKKGLINRNEIKELMNSMRAMSMNEMDQELLFAFCPSGSGRVSEERFVNEGSTSGPDFEWVNDLLT; the protein is encoded by the coding sequence ATGGATGATGTTTCTACAGAACAACATCACAAAATTCATATCAAGAAATCATCTTTTCGTGACCTTGAAATCCCACCCCGAAAACTTCTCACTCGTCAACAAAACGTTGACTCACCAATAATTCTTCCTGAAGAAAAGTTGTTACACAAATTTCTTCCATCAAATTcatctcatgatgatgatgaatctgATCCGTACGCATCCGATGAGTTTCGGATGTACGAATTCAAGATTCGTAAGTGTACACGTAGCCGATCGCATGACTGGACTGCTTGTCCTTTTGCACATCCCGGTGAAAAAGCAAGAAGAAGGTGTCCACGTAGATTTAATTATTCCGGGACCGTTTGCGCTGACTTCCGACGTGGCAGTTGTACACGTGGCGATGTTTGTGAGTTTGCTCATGGTGTTTTTGAGTGTTGGCTTCATCCTTCTCGTTACCGTACTGAAGCATGTAAAGATGGTAAAACTTGTCAAAGAAAAATTTGTTTTTTCGCTCATAGTCCTAGTCAGCTCCGATCGTTGACTTTGCCTAGTCAGCATTGTGCTTACTGCCGTTGTGGCTCAAAGATTCATCATACGAATTCTCCTACGTCCGTTTTAGATGTGGACAGTTCTGGGGGGTCTCCGATTTCGCGTTTTTCGGAGAAAAAGGGACTGATTAATCGTAACGAAATTAAGGAACTGATGAATTCAATGAGGGCTATGAGTATGAATGAAATGGATCAGGAGTTGTTGTTTGCGTTTTGTCCATCTGGATCGGGTCGGGTTAGTGAAGAGAGGTTTGTGAATGAGGGGTCCACAAGTGGACCTGATTTTGAGTGGGTCAATGATCTTCTCACCTAA